In one Paenibacillus sp. JQZ6Y-1 genomic region, the following are encoded:
- a CDS encoding ABC transporter ATP-binding protein — MALLELNNLKVHYPIRGGFFQRVVSQVKAVDGLSISIEPGTTYGLVGESGCGKTTTGRAIIGLNKITDGTVSFEGQDLTSIAHKNQHPLRRDIQMIFQDPYSSLNGRKRVLDIVAEPLRNFEKLTPDEERRRIQDLLERVGLNPEAAFKYPHEFSGGQRQRIGIARALTLNPKLIIADEPVSALDVSVQAQVLNFMKEIQKEFKLTYLFISHDLGIVRHMCDEIGIMYRGRLVEQGNTEDIYENPQHIYTKRLISAIPNIDPEQRQESARLRQNIMSSYQEDLKQLLDAEGKPLALKTISSSHKVALP; from the coding sequence ATGGCATTGCTGGAACTCAATAATTTGAAAGTGCATTACCCGATCAGAGGCGGCTTTTTCCAACGTGTGGTAAGCCAAGTCAAGGCGGTGGACGGATTGTCCATCAGTATCGAACCGGGCACTACATATGGACTGGTCGGTGAATCCGGCTGCGGCAAGACCACGACGGGTCGCGCCATTATTGGTTTAAACAAAATTACAGACGGTACCGTTTCCTTTGAAGGTCAGGATTTGACCAGCATCGCTCACAAAAATCAGCATCCGCTGCGCCGTGATATTCAGATGATTTTCCAAGATCCGTATTCCTCGCTAAATGGCAGAAAACGCGTGCTGGATATTGTCGCTGAACCGCTGCGTAACTTTGAAAAGCTGACGCCTGACGAAGAGCGTCGCCGTATTCAGGATTTGCTAGAGCGTGTTGGTTTGAACCCGGAAGCAGCATTCAAGTATCCGCATGAATTTTCCGGTGGTCAGCGCCAACGGATTGGAATTGCCAGAGCTCTAACGCTGAATCCGAAGCTAATCATTGCCGATGAGCCGGTGTCTGCGCTTGATGTGTCCGTACAGGCACAGGTGCTGAACTTTATGAAGGAAATTCAAAAAGAATTCAAGCTCACCTACCTATTTATCAGTCATGATCTCGGTATCGTTCGTCATATGTGTGACGAGATCGGTATTATGTATCGCGGTCGATTGGTCGAACAGGGCAATACTGAAGATATTTACGAAAATCCGCAGCATATTTATACGAAACGCTTGATCTCGGCGATTCCGAATATTGACCCAGAGCAGCGTCAGGAAAGTGCCAGACTGCGCCAGAATATTATGTCGTCCTATCAGGAAGATCTCAAACAGCTGCTTGATGCGGAAGGCAAACCGCTTGCACTGAAAACTATCAGTTCATCACACAAGGTAGCACTACCGTAA
- a CDS encoding ABC transporter ATP-binding protein codes for MNTEPVLEIKGLTVSFRIRDHHYPAVDQLDLTINKNEVLAIVGESGCGKSALALSLTRLHDSKNTRIQGELQFKGQDLNKLSPGQMNKIRGSEIGMIFQDPLTALNPLMTIGKQIEENLDYHTSLSKKEKTKLVIELLEHVNIVDPQRVYNQYPHELSGGMRQRIMIAIAIACRPSLIIADEPTTALDVTIQSQILDLLKQLQAETEAGIVLITHDLGVVAEMADRVVVMYAGEIVEIANVNDLFRNPLHPYTRSLLASMPGANAGQESLHVIQGRVPSLQNIPRGTCRFSERIPWIPQTAHADNPTLNEVSPQHWVRCTCYQHFHFEDEGKEHVLDGIAGTQ; via the coding sequence TTGAACACAGAACCGGTATTGGAAATCAAGGGTCTGACGGTGTCTTTTCGGATCAGGGATCATCATTATCCCGCTGTCGACCAGCTTGATTTGACGATTAACAAGAACGAGGTTTTGGCTATTGTCGGGGAATCCGGTTGCGGAAAAAGTGCGTTGGCACTTTCTCTGACACGGTTGCACGATAGCAAAAATACGCGTATCCAAGGTGAACTTCAATTTAAGGGACAAGACCTGAACAAGCTGTCACCTGGACAGATGAACAAAATTCGCGGTTCGGAGATCGGGATGATTTTTCAGGACCCGCTCACTGCGCTTAATCCGCTGATGACGATTGGTAAACAGATTGAAGAGAATCTGGATTATCACACTTCGTTATCAAAAAAGGAAAAGACCAAACTCGTGATTGAGCTGCTTGAACATGTCAATATTGTTGACCCGCAGCGTGTGTACAATCAATATCCGCATGAACTGTCCGGCGGGATGAGACAGCGCATTATGATCGCTATTGCGATCGCATGTCGTCCATCGCTAATTATCGCGGATGAGCCAACAACGGCGCTGGATGTAACGATCCAGTCGCAAATTCTGGACCTGCTGAAGCAATTGCAGGCAGAGACAGAAGCTGGTATCGTGCTCATCACCCATGACCTTGGTGTTGTGGCAGAGATGGCAGATCGTGTTGTTGTTATGTATGCAGGAGAAATCGTAGAAATTGCCAATGTAAACGACCTATTTCGTAATCCGCTTCATCCGTATACCCGTTCCCTACTGGCATCTATGCCTGGCGCTAACGCCGGACAGGAAAGCCTACACGTCATTCAGGGACGCGTTCCTTCACTGCAAAATATTCCGCGTGGTACATGCCGCTTCTCTGAGCGCATTCCGTGGATTCCGCAGACAGCGCATGCTGACAATCCGACCTTGAATGAGGTTAGTCCACAGCATTGGGTGCGCTGCACTTGCTATCAGCATTTTCATTTTGAAGATGAAGGAAAGGAGCACGTACTGGATGGCATTGCTGGAACTCAATAA
- the mutS gene encoding DNA mismatch repair protein MutS — MSQYTPMMQQYLDIKEQAQDAFLFFRLGDFYELFFDDAVLAAKELEITLTGKNGGPPERIPMCGVPYHSADNYVHRLIEKGYKVAICEQVEDPATAKGIVKREIIRVVTPGTMMESKALSDKDNNYMICVTEHDGKMALAACDLSTGELHVTSSPASQEWLRDELGLYEPSEIIGKIELIDDAYRQAAQFGRKILYTPWEKQREELARQQFGEAAWVRLDEERQACIALLISYLSETQKRSLGQLTHISAYEPENYMILDPFTRRNLELVETVRERSRKGTLLWLLDRTETPMGGRMLRRWIDKPLLSKRLVEERLEAVDKLHQGLILREDLRSQLKGIYDLERLVGRMAFGTANGRDMLALRDSLLRIPDLRELCATSPSTTLQQIAARMDECADLAEDIGNAVVDDPPISVREGGLIRKGYHERLDELREANVNGKRWIAELEAAEREATGIRSLKIGYNKVFGYYIEITRSNLAQLPEGRYERKQTLANAERFVTPELKEKEALILEAQEKMVDIEYDLFTALRTRISNEVTRLKQLAEQVAGIDVYQSFATVSAERGFVKPELSEQYNLRIRDGRHPVVEAVMNNSHFISNSTDITEDEANILLITGPNMAGKSTYMRQVALLSIMAQIGCFVPAGQAEIPMVDRIFTRIGAADDLIGGQSTFMVEMADIQVMTERATRRSLIIIDELGRGTSTSEGMAIAQAVIEYVHHEIGCKALVSTHFHELAHLEETLEHLRNFSMAVRESGDKVHFLRKLVPGAASSSYGIYCAQLAGLPGSIIDRANILLDRMEQAATTTVVSHEEAGMHGEQRSNETTHVPSTHSDQGIEQRSTIREVSPLYGQQPTASPASPAIAVMETEHQPDEVLQQEVAEAQTELQTTHSSQTAATKQQEIVQLSIFGEEEVQPTKVKEDPLAKQIISQLQNADLMNMTPLQAMQLLNELKMKTIR, encoded by the coding sequence ATGAGTCAGTATACACCGATGATGCAGCAGTATCTTGATATAAAGGAACAAGCGCAGGACGCATTTTTATTTTTCCGACTGGGGGATTTTTACGAGCTGTTTTTTGACGATGCGGTTCTAGCTGCCAAGGAGCTGGAAATTACGTTGACGGGCAAAAATGGCGGACCGCCGGAACGCATTCCTATGTGCGGTGTGCCATATCATTCGGCGGATAACTATGTTCACCGTTTGATTGAAAAAGGCTACAAAGTCGCTATCTGTGAACAGGTCGAAGACCCAGCCACTGCCAAAGGCATTGTAAAGCGCGAAATCATTCGTGTCGTTACACCGGGTACGATGATGGAGAGCAAGGCATTGAGCGACAAAGACAACAACTATATGATCTGCGTAACCGAGCATGATGGCAAAATGGCACTTGCTGCCTGTGATCTGTCTACCGGTGAGTTGCATGTTACCTCTTCGCCAGCATCGCAGGAATGGCTGCGCGACGAACTGGGCTTGTATGAGCCGTCCGAGATCATTGGTAAGATCGAACTGATCGACGATGCGTATCGCCAAGCTGCACAGTTTGGTCGCAAAATTCTGTATACACCTTGGGAAAAGCAGCGTGAGGAACTGGCGCGTCAGCAGTTTGGCGAAGCCGCATGGGTGCGTCTCGACGAGGAACGGCAGGCTTGTATTGCCTTATTGATCTCGTACCTGAGCGAAACGCAGAAGCGTTCTCTTGGTCAACTGACACATATTAGCGCGTATGAGCCAGAAAACTATATGATTCTTGATCCGTTTACCCGCCGCAATCTGGAACTGGTGGAAACGGTACGTGAACGCTCGCGCAAAGGCACGCTATTATGGCTACTAGACCGCACGGAAACGCCAATGGGCGGTCGCATGCTACGTCGCTGGATTGACAAGCCGCTTCTATCGAAGCGATTGGTAGAGGAACGGCTGGAAGCAGTGGATAAGCTGCATCAGGGACTGATTTTGCGGGAGGACCTGCGTAGTCAATTGAAAGGCATTTATGATCTGGAGCGTCTGGTAGGTCGTATGGCGTTCGGAACAGCGAATGGACGCGATATGTTGGCATTACGCGATTCCTTGCTGCGCATCCCGGATCTGCGCGAACTGTGCGCAACATCGCCGTCCACTACATTGCAGCAGATTGCCGCTCGCATGGACGAGTGTGCTGATTTGGCAGAAGATATTGGCAATGCAGTGGTGGATGATCCGCCAATTTCTGTACGTGAAGGCGGTCTGATCCGTAAAGGGTATCATGAGCGTCTGGATGAATTGCGGGAAGCGAATGTCAACGGGAAACGCTGGATCGCCGAGCTAGAAGCGGCAGAGCGTGAAGCAACCGGCATCCGCTCACTCAAAATTGGATATAACAAAGTATTTGGCTATTATATAGAAATAACACGCTCGAATCTGGCTCAATTGCCAGAAGGACGATATGAGCGTAAGCAGACGCTGGCGAACGCAGAGCGCTTTGTCACACCAGAGCTCAAAGAGAAAGAAGCGCTCATTCTAGAAGCGCAGGAGAAAATGGTCGATATTGAGTATGACCTATTCACAGCGCTGCGTACACGCATTTCTAATGAAGTAACGCGGCTCAAGCAGCTTGCGGAGCAGGTAGCAGGCATTGACGTGTATCAGTCATTTGCAACCGTCAGCGCAGAGCGTGGATTCGTTAAGCCGGAGCTGTCTGAACAGTATAATCTGCGTATTCGCGATGGTCGTCATCCCGTTGTAGAAGCAGTAATGAACAATAGTCATTTTATTTCGAATAGTACAGATATTACCGAGGATGAAGCGAATATTCTGCTCATCACTGGTCCGAATATGGCGGGTAAAAGTACGTATATGCGTCAAGTGGCGTTGCTGTCGATCATGGCACAGATTGGCTGCTTTGTACCAGCAGGGCAGGCTGAGATTCCGATGGTTGACCGTATCTTTACGCGGATTGGCGCGGCGGATGATCTGATTGGCGGTCAAAGTACCTTTATGGTAGAGATGGCGGATATTCAGGTGATGACCGAGCGTGCGACTCGTCGCAGCTTGATTATTATTGATGAGCTGGGACGCGGAACGTCCACCAGTGAAGGCATGGCGATTGCACAGGCAGTCATCGAATATGTGCATCATGAGATTGGCTGTAAAGCCCTTGTCTCGACGCATTTTCATGAATTGGCACATCTAGAGGAAACGCTAGAGCATCTGCGCAACTTCTCGATGGCGGTGCGAGAGAGTGGAGATAAGGTTCATTTTCTGCGTAAACTCGTTCCGGGTGCAGCTAGCAGCAGTTATGGTATATACTGTGCGCAGCTAGCAGGCTTGCCAGGCAGTATTATCGACCGTGCCAATATTTTGCTGGATCGGATGGAGCAGGCGGCAACCACAACCGTTGTATCTCATGAGGAAGCGGGAATGCACGGTGAACAGCGTTCCAATGAAACGACGCATGTGCCTTCGACGCATTCCGACCAAGGGATAGAGCAGCGTTCTACTATTCGCGAAGTATCACCACTATATGGTCAGCAGCCGACGGCATCTCCAGCTTCTCCTGCGATCGCAGTTATGGAAACGGAGCATCAGCCGGATGAGGTGCTGCAACAAGAGGTAGCAGAAGCGCAAACAGAGCTGCAAACGACTCACTCCTCTCAGACCGCTGCAACCAAGCAGCAGGAAATTGTACAGCTGTCTATCTTTGGTGAGGAAGAGGTTCAGCCCACGAAGGTAAAAGAAGATCCGCTTGCCAAGCAAATTATCAGCCAGCTGCAAAATGCCGATCTGATGAATATGACGCCGCTGCAAGCGATGCAATTGCTAAACGAATTGAAGATGAAGACGATTCGCTAA
- a CDS encoding aromatic acid exporter family protein, protein MGFRVIKTAIAALLAVVVASALGVPSAMSAALLAILGVDVTRKRSLMTISARFFASLIGMTCAFVLFSVFGFEHWVFALYILIAFPLITKARFSGGIVTSSVVVVHIYNGGLLTMHALLVEVELLLIGLGAAAIVNLVYMPNPHSKLNTIRMEIHELMSAMFAQIGRTLEHPAYVWDGNEVIEATRKAEQGLVVARRELENQFWHPDESWVVYFHMRRQHLDSIQTMMQLVSQLYCKMPNAEQMGAIFEQLAEDVKAPYYTGKTEKMLIAFQQTFVKLDLPDTREDFEVHSATLQLCRELDQYLKISKRDKGRNPLLTQDNKVK, encoded by the coding sequence ATGGGTTTTCGCGTGATCAAGACCGCCATTGCTGCATTGCTGGCTGTTGTGGTAGCCAGCGCACTGGGAGTGCCCAGCGCAATGTCGGCGGCACTGCTCGCTATACTGGGGGTAGATGTGACGCGCAAACGCAGTCTGATGACGATTTCGGCGCGTTTTTTTGCTTCGCTGATTGGTATGACTTGTGCGTTTGTGCTATTTTCCGTGTTCGGGTTTGAACATTGGGTATTCGCATTGTATATTCTGATTGCTTTTCCGTTGATTACAAAGGCGCGCTTCAGCGGCGGGATTGTGACCAGCTCCGTTGTGGTGGTACACATTTACAACGGTGGACTGCTGACGATGCACGCGCTGCTGGTAGAGGTAGAGTTGCTGTTAATCGGTCTTGGCGCTGCGGCGATTGTTAACCTCGTCTATATGCCGAATCCGCATTCAAAGCTGAATACGATTCGTATGGAGATCCATGAGTTAATGTCAGCGATGTTTGCCCAGATCGGACGTACGCTGGAACATCCGGCGTATGTGTGGGATGGTAACGAAGTGATCGAAGCGACGCGTAAAGCGGAGCAAGGGCTGGTCGTTGCCCGCCGTGAGCTGGAAAATCAGTTTTGGCATCCCGACGAATCATGGGTTGTTTACTTCCATATGCGCAGGCAGCATTTGGATTCTATTCAAACGATGATGCAGCTGGTTTCGCAGCTATATTGTAAAATGCCGAATGCCGAGCAGATGGGAGCGATCTTCGAGCAGTTGGCTGAAGATGTAAAGGCTCCCTATTACACTGGCAAAACAGAAAAGATGCTGATTGCGTTTCAGCAGACATTTGTGAAGCTGGATCTGCCAGATACGCGTGAAGATTTTGAAGTTCATTCCGCTACATTGCAGCTTTGCCGCGAGCTGGATCAATATTTGAAAATTTCAAAGCGGGATAAAGGCAGAAACCCCTTGCTAACTCAGGATAATAAGGTAAAATAA
- a CDS encoding ABC transporter permease, which yields MRAETFAPAETIQKSPSSWSILARELIKDKLALISLVFLALFLVFIYGSTFFIDQATVTKVDLMSIKAAPSADHWLGTDLAGRDIFGQVVLGARNSFTIGFMITVLAAAIGLSIGLIAGFFGGLIDNVIMRFIDFILVLPFLMLVIVFVTIVPKYDIWAFIWIMTAFLWVGKARLIRAKVLAERELDYVQASKTLGTPNWKIIAFGILPNLSSIVIVNMTLNLAGNIGIETGLSYLGFGLPEGTPSLGTIVSNATDPNILQNYWWMWLPASLLILVLILAINFIGQALKRATDARQRLG from the coding sequence ATGCGTGCAGAAACATTTGCTCCTGCTGAAACGATTCAAAAGTCACCGTCCAGCTGGTCAATCCTTGCACGAGAATTGATCAAGGATAAGCTGGCTTTAATTTCATTAGTATTTTTGGCTCTGTTTTTGGTCTTTATTTATGGATCTACTTTCTTTATTGATCAGGCGACAGTGACCAAAGTCGATCTGATGTCGATCAAAGCGGCACCGAGCGCGGATCATTGGCTGGGTACTGACCTTGCTGGTCGTGATATTTTTGGTCAGGTTGTACTCGGCGCGCGTAACTCATTTACGATTGGCTTTATGATTACGGTGCTAGCTGCTGCGATTGGTTTGAGCATCGGTCTAATTGCCGGATTCTTCGGCGGTTTGATCGACAACGTGATTATGCGTTTTATCGATTTCATTCTGGTACTGCCGTTTCTGATGCTGGTTATCGTGTTCGTTACGATTGTACCTAAGTATGATATATGGGCTTTTATCTGGATTATGACCGCCTTCCTGTGGGTCGGCAAAGCAAGGCTGATCCGTGCCAAAGTACTGGCCGAGCGGGAACTGGATTATGTTCAGGCTTCCAAAACGCTCGGTACGCCAAACTGGAAAATTATCGCGTTTGGCATTCTTCCCAATCTAAGCTCCATCGTCATCGTAAATATGACGCTTAATCTTGCCGGTAATATCGGTATTGAGACCGGTCTTTCCTATCTGGGCTTTGGTTTGCCAGAAGGAACACCGAGTTTGGGTACGATCGTCAGTAATGCGACAGACCCGAATATTTTACAGAATTACTGGTGGATGTGGTTACCAGCATCGCTGCTGATTTTGGTGTTAATTCTGGCAATCAACTTTATCGGTCAAGCGTTGAAGCGCGCGACAGATGCCAGACAGCGATTGGGATAA
- the opp4B gene encoding oligopeptide ABC transporter permease, with amino-acid sequence MWKFTLRRILIMIPQLFVLSVLVFFLAKAMPGDALTGLIQNNPNLSPQMIAEQRERLGLNDPATVQYARWIGNLFKGDLGVSYVHKVDVTYLIGSRLANTFYLGVAILILTYIISIPLGILSGRYQNSLLDKTITGYTYLSFATPLFIFALVVVFVFGFQLGWFPTSGSIDPGMQPGTWDYFANRIYHMILPAFAGAFVSTTATIQYLRNEVIDTRLKDFVKTARSKGVPESKVYSRHILRNSLLPIAAFLGYDLTAVLAGNLFIESIFGYPGLGQLFLQSITQRDFSVVTALVMISGLLALVGTLLSDIILSWVDPRIRIS; translated from the coding sequence ATGTGGAAATTTACGCTTCGCCGTATTCTGATCATGATTCCCCAGTTGTTCGTGCTCAGTGTACTGGTATTTTTTCTGGCAAAAGCGATGCCGGGGGACGCATTGACCGGATTGATTCAAAACAATCCAAACCTGAGTCCGCAAATGATCGCCGAGCAGCGCGAACGGCTTGGGCTCAATGATCCGGCAACGGTGCAGTATGCACGCTGGATCGGCAATTTGTTCAAAGGAGATCTGGGTGTATCGTATGTGCACAAAGTCGATGTGACATATTTGATCGGCAGCCGTCTTGCGAATACCTTTTATCTCGGAGTAGCTATTCTTATCCTTACTTATATTATTTCGATTCCGCTCGGTATTCTCAGTGGACGTTATCAGAACAGTCTGCTGGATAAGACGATTACCGGCTATACGTATTTAAGCTTTGCCACACCATTATTTATCTTTGCGCTCGTTGTCGTGTTTGTCTTCGGCTTCCAGTTAGGCTGGTTCCCGACCAGTGGTAGTATTGATCCGGGGATGCAGCCAGGCACATGGGATTATTTCGCTAACCGAATCTATCATATGATTCTACCTGCGTTTGCCGGTGCCTTTGTCAGTACAACCGCAACGATTCAATATTTGCGCAATGAAGTTATTGATACTCGACTCAAAGATTTTGTAAAAACCGCACGTTCCAAAGGGGTGCCGGAATCCAAAGTCTATTCCCGCCACATCCTGCGTAACTCCCTGCTGCCGATTGCTGCATTTTTGGGCTATGATCTGACAGCAGTACTTGCTGGTAACCTGTTTATCGAATCCATCTTCGGTTATCCGGGGCTGGGACAACTATTCCTACAATCCATTACACAGCGTGACTTCTCTGTCGTTACGGCACTCGTTATGATCTCCGGTTTGCTGGCACTTGTCGGTACATTGTTGTCGGATATTATTCTGAGCTGGGTCGATCCGCGTATTCGGATTAGCTAA
- the opp4A gene encoding oligopeptide ABC transporter substrate-binding protein: protein MLGSKKRKLSTISILLIALVLVLSACTKSNTSTDTATTTPQTSESTKDTGKFPKSLSNQDPAIQGGTLTYGLVSDTPFEGILNPVFYSGNPDFEVIQFFYPSLFNTDASFNVKDGGAATLSFSEDNKTATVKIDDKLNWTDGNPVTAEDYAFAFEVIGDPDYDGVRYDSTFTNIAGMTEYHAKKADSISGIKVVNDKELQITFINPDPSIKAGLWSYPLEKKVFGDIPVAKMSSSDPVRKTPVGYGPYKIKSMVTGESVEFEANKDYFHGAPKLDGVNLKVINPNVVVESIRSGQVDMVSLPTSQYDEKTLPTNIELLGNQDLAYSYVGFKLGKWDKSKGENVMDPDAKMANKSLRQAMGYAMNNAQVGEQLYHGLRTAASSLIIPAFADYYDADIKGYNYDPEKAKQLLDAAGYVDKDGDGMREDPKGNKLTINFSAMSGDSVAEPLAQFYIQNWKDIGLDVQLLDGRLQEFNSFYDRIEKDDPEVDVYAAAWGTGTDVNPAGLYGRDAQFNYSRYTSEENDKLLKEGASEKAFDDSYRKDVYKQWQELMVADAPVIPTLYRYELVAMNKRVKNYDITYGSGYGADALAGIELTADKPVTQ from the coding sequence ATGTTGGGAAGTAAAAAGAGAAAACTGAGCACGATATCCATTTTGTTGATTGCACTGGTTCTGGTGCTGTCTGCCTGCACGAAAAGTAACACATCGACAGATACGGCGACAACAACGCCGCAAACGAGCGAAAGTACAAAAGACACAGGTAAGTTTCCAAAGTCCTTATCTAATCAGGACCCTGCCATTCAAGGTGGTACGTTGACGTATGGTCTCGTATCGGATACACCGTTTGAAGGTATTCTGAATCCTGTTTTCTACAGCGGTAACCCTGACTTTGAGGTTATCCAATTCTTCTACCCGTCGCTGTTCAATACGGATGCAAGCTTTAACGTAAAAGATGGCGGTGCGGCAACATTGAGCTTTTCCGAAGACAACAAAACAGCTACTGTAAAAATCGATGATAAGCTGAACTGGACAGATGGAAATCCGGTTACAGCAGAAGATTATGCATTTGCTTTTGAAGTCATCGGTGACCCTGACTATGATGGTGTGCGTTACGACTCCACCTTTACGAATATTGCAGGTATGACAGAGTATCATGCCAAAAAAGCAGATTCCATTTCCGGTATTAAAGTCGTAAATGATAAAGAACTGCAAATCACATTTATTAATCCAGACCCAAGTATCAAAGCTGGTCTGTGGTCTTACCCACTGGAGAAAAAAGTATTCGGCGACATTCCAGTTGCGAAAATGTCTTCCTCCGATCCAGTTCGTAAAACTCCGGTTGGTTACGGTCCTTACAAAATCAAATCAATGGTTACAGGTGAATCCGTTGAATTTGAAGCGAATAAAGATTATTTCCACGGCGCACCAAAACTGGATGGCGTAAACCTGAAAGTCATCAACCCGAACGTAGTTGTTGAATCGATCCGTTCTGGTCAAGTCGATATGGTGAGTCTGCCAACGAGCCAATATGATGAGAAAACACTGCCTACCAACATCGAGCTGCTGGGTAACCAAGATCTGGCTTACTCGTATGTAGGCTTCAAACTGGGTAAATGGGACAAATCCAAAGGCGAGAACGTGATGGACCCTGATGCAAAAATGGCGAACAAATCGCTGCGTCAAGCAATGGGCTATGCAATGAACAATGCACAAGTAGGTGAGCAGCTGTATCACGGTCTGCGTACTGCCGCAAGCTCCCTGATTATTCCTGCATTTGCTGATTACTATGATGCTGACATCAAAGGCTACAATTATGATCCAGAAAAAGCAAAGCAACTGCTGGATGCAGCTGGTTATGTAGACAAAGATGGCGATGGTATGCGTGAAGATCCAAAAGGCAACAAGCTGACAATCAACTTCTCTGCAATGAGCGGTGATAGTGTTGCTGAGCCACTGGCACAATTCTATATCCAAAACTGGAAAGACATCGGTCTGGATGTACAACTGCTGGATGGTCGTCTGCAAGAGTTCAACTCCTTCTATGATCGTATTGAAAAAGACGATCCTGAAGTTGATGTGTATGCAGCAGCATGGGGTACAGGTACGGATGTAAACCCTGCGGGTCTGTACGGTCGCGATGCACAGTTTAACTACTCCCGTTATACAAGCGAAGAGAATGATAAACTGCTGAAAGAAGGCGCATCTGAAAAAGCATTTGATGATTCGTACCGCAAAGATGTATACAAACAATGGCAGGAACTGATGGTTGCAGATGCACCGGTTATCCCGACTCTGTACCGTTATGAACTGGTAGCGATGAACAAACGCGTGAAAAACTACGATATCACGTATGGCAGTGGCTACGGCGCTGACGCACTGGCAGGTATCGAGTTGACTGCGGACAAACCAGTTACACAATAA